One part of the Carassius gibelio isolate Cgi1373 ecotype wild population from Czech Republic chromosome B6, carGib1.2-hapl.c, whole genome shotgun sequence genome encodes these proteins:
- the ccdc80l1 gene encoding coiled-coil domain-containing protein 80 → MYNSRIIAMKNLQVHVIFLTLTWIHASGWKSSMVLNYTGAEEGDANLQPNTFVKKYTNDIQSHRRSPRLSTFRNTDLLRKPQNDQNVESSRPPARRLVKGQRPAPHRKPSATDRSPAQKPNFQSTPLGATSSINILAGFAGKNRVLVISSPNDSDGYYRLMMTLLKPDVYCEMADRHMQQIIIFHEKGKMGGKVRRVSNQGSLVEEPLDPALVPRLMGFLKLEDGKFGMVLLRKTLQAEERYPYPVQLDAIYEAVDQAPMRRLEKARQKGFVQKCKTAGVEGQVVQSVGSNAVGLQPQVNMAENTRRHKVKPVPQPTQITQAQISTTIRTTTMTTTTKRTTTTLKTTTSKPSTTTTTTTTAPSTTIFPSTTITITTNIPTTVEQRHPHTTVPWHTSVPNTSERVYRSSPRDTTTHLSVTSNVYKQHKEKYLDHTQKISTAVSPTQASIQKPKDKLPVVKHGWSKKLSQHSRERDTQRPIANKPETKLMTTQKGKTKPDSADRRKKMDRNKKPLKKIPTGKKDSKVTKETNVSVQNKKAQKADVFEERAVVDQAANPKKSLDTFLSYFQRRRRLMIITAPDEQNHMYSEQRDEYLEQVCDMALRKISIISIFGPLTNSTMKIEHYQTEKDKPLQGLPDSDLINQDLITAFRKHFGMIYNDFNMVLTDFDMIVKQRYEVPIIMKAVFDYIDTLSTRIKEIEQQRRLAVMCKKEDKSRSLEDFLSRFRWRRRLFVISTPTDEEWAYQQQLYTISSQACNLGLRHISLLKLVGKTLDDMSGVLELYPINGSSSVDREDLSASLVQDIRNYFQISQEYFSMLLVGKDGNVKSWYPSPMWSMSIIYELVDSMQLRRQEMAIQQSLGMRCPDDDYSHHDGYHEGYRRGYGY, encoded by the exons ATGTACAATAGCAGAATAATTGCCATGAAAAATCTTCAGGTACATGTCATTTTTTTGACTCTGACGTGGATTCATGCATCTGGCTGGAAGTCTTCCATGGTCCTGAATTACACAGGAGCGGAAGAAGGAGATGCAAACTTACAACCAAACACTTTTGTCAAAAAGTACACAAATGATATACAATCACATAGAAGATCTCCAAGGTTATCCACTTTCAGGAACACAGATTTACTCAGGAAGCCTCAGAATGATCAGAACGTGGAGTCCTCACGACCCCCAGCCAGGAGGCTCGTGAAAGGGCAAAGACCAGCTCCACACAGGAAACCCAGCGCAACTGACAGAAGTCCTGCTCAGAAACCTAATTTTCAATCTACTCCACTGGGCGCCACTAGCTCCATTAACATCCTGGCTGGCTTTGCAGGTAAAAACCGCGTGCTGGTCATTTCGTCTCCCAACGACTCTGATGGCTATTACAGGTTAATGATGACCTTGCTCAAGCCTGATGTATACTGCGAGATGGCGGACAGACACATGCAGCAGATCATAATATTTCATGAAAAGGGGAAGATGGGAGGCAAGGTGAGACGAGTTAGCAATCAGGGATCTCTGGTGGAGGAGCCACTGGATCCAGCCCTGGTGCCAAGACTGATGGGCTTCCTGAAATTGGAGGATGGTAAGTTTGGAATGGTGCTTCTAAGAAAAACCCTTCAGGCAGAGGAAAGATACCCATACCCTGTTCAGCTGGACGCAATTTATGAAGCCGTAGACCAGGCACCTATGCGTAGACTAGAGAAGGCCAGGCAAAAGGGCTTTGTGCAAAAGTGCAAGACTGCTGGAGTTGAGGGCCAGGTGGTGCAGTCTGTTGGCTCAAATGCAGTTGGTTTGCAACCACAGGTAAACATGGCGGAAAATACCAGGCGACACAAGGTAAAACCGGTCCCTCAGCCCACCCAGATAACTCAGGCACAAATATCAACTACCATCAGGACAACTACAATGACTACAACCACAAAACGTACAACGACTACCTTGAAAACTACAACCTCAAAACCTTCAACTACAACTACTACAACAACCACTGCACCCTCTACAACAATTTTTCCCTCAACAACAATtactattactacaaatatacccacCACAGTGGAGCAAAGACATCCACACACAACTGTACCCTGGCACACATCTGTTCCCAATACCTCTGAACGTGTCTACCGGTCCTCACCAAGGGACACAACTACTCATCTCTCTGTTACCTCAAACGTCTACAAACAACATAAAGAAAAATACCTAGACCACACGCAAAAGATTTCAACTGCAGTCTCACCAACACAAGCATCCATACAGAAGCCCAAGGACAAACTGCCTGTGGTGAAACATGGATGGAGTAAAAAGCTTAGTCAGCACAGCAGAGAACGTGACACACAGAGGCCCATTGCTAATAAACCAGAGACAAAACTTATGACCACCCAAAAGGGGAAAACTAAACCTGACAGTGCTGACCGGAGGAAGAAGATGGATAGAAATAAAAAGCCTTTAAAGAAGATACCTACGGGGAAAAAAGACTCAAAAGTGACTAAGGAGACAAATGTCAGTGTtcaaaacaaaaaagcacaaaaggCAGATGTCTTTGAAGAAAGGGCTGTTGTGGATCAGGCAGCGAATCCCAAGAAATCGTTAGACACTTTTTTGAGTTATTTTCAGAGAAGACGGCGACTCATG ATCATTACTGCTCCAGATGAGCAGAATCACATGTACAGTGAACAGAGGGATGAGTACCTGGAGCAAGTTTGTGATATGGCACTACGGAAAATTTCCATCATCAGCATTTTTGGGCCCCTCACAAACAGTACCATGAAGATTGAACACTACCAGACAG AAAAGGATAAGCCCTTGCAGGGCCTGCCGGACAGTGACCTCATCAACCAAGACCTCATCACAGCATTTCGGAAGCATTTTGGGATGATTTATAATGATTTCAACATGGTGTTGACTGACTTTGACATGATAGTCAAG CAACGATACGAAGTGCCGATTATCATGAAAGCAGTGTTCGACTACATTGACACATTGTCAACCCGCATTAAAGAAATAGAACAGCAGAGGAGACTTGCAGTTATGTGCAAGAAAGAAGATAAATCAAGATCTCTCGAGGATTTCCTATCTAG ATTCCGCTGGAGGCGGAGACTGTTTGTGATATCCACCCCCACTGATGAAGAATGGGCCTATCAGCAACAGCTCTACACCATTAGTAGCCAAGCCTGCAATCTGG GCCTGCGTCATATATCTCTATTGAAACTTGTTGGAAAAACCCTGGATGACATGAGTGGAGTCCTGGAGCTTTATCCCATAAATG GAAGTTCATCAGTGGACCGTGAGGACCTGTCTGCTTCACTGGTGCAGGACATAAGGAACTACTTTCAGATCAGCCAAGAGTATTTCTCCATGCTGCTTGTCGGGAAAGATGGCAATGTGAAATCCTGGTATCCCTCCCCTATGTGGTCCATGTCAATCATTTACGAGCTGGTCGACTCCATGCAGCTTCGCAGGCAGGAGATGGCCATCCAGCAGTCTCTCGGCATGCGCTGCCCTGACGATGATTATAGTCATCATGATGGTTACCATGAGGGCTATCGTCGTGGTTATGGATATTAA
- the faimb gene encoding fas apoptotic inhibitory molecule b, translated as MSGDIVGAWDVSLSDGVYRIEFEHGTTTGKRVIYINGKEMLRRDWMFKLVGKETFPVGSTDTKATISIEAITGFSYEYTLEINGKSLQTFLDNRSKMSKTWVLKLDGADYRIVLEKDSMDVWCNGQKMETMGEFTENGSETHFAVDNHECCIKATSSGRKRNGIVHSLLVDGIRIEEAIE; from the exons ATGTCCGGAGATATTGTGGGAGCGTGGGACGTGTCGCTAAGTGATGGGGTTTACCGAATTGAGTTTGAACATGGAACAACAACAGGGAAACGAGTCATTTACATTAATGGAAAG GAGATGTTGAGGAGGGATTGGATGTTCAAACTGGTGGGCAAAGAAACATTCCCTGTTGGGAGCACAGATACAAAGGCAACCATATCTATTGAGGCGATCACAGGGTTTTCCTATGAGTACACACTGGAAATCAATGGGAAAAGTCTCCAAACTTTTTTGGACAACCGATCAAAAATGTCCAAAACATGGGTGCTGAAACTGGATGGTGCTGATTACAGGATAGTTCTAG AGAAAGACAGTATGGATGTATGGTGCAATGGACAGAAAATggagactatg GGCGAGTTTACAGAAAATGGAAGCGAGACACACTTTGCAGTGGACAACCATGAATGCTGTATCAAAGCAACAAGTAGTGGAAGGAAGCGAAATGGAATAGTTCATTCCCTGCTGGTGGATGGAATCAGGATAGAAGAGGCCATTGAGTAA